The proteins below come from a single Rickettsiales bacterium genomic window:
- a CDS encoding efflux transporter outer membrane subunit gives MQHPIRKKRSLSLLATSALALCLALPGCKVGPDYHKPNDPLPIGWKQQLGDSKPAAEHKQEPTLDKQALAQLQWWKKFNDPVLDGLIEKGLQQNLDLQIAKARIQEARAALRSAKSDLLPSVDAMASGMREGNQIAFGKTSFPKPFNIFQTGFDASWELDLFGKSRRAIESAFALFGAEHAYNDEVRVSTLAEIARTYMDIRRYQAQVAIAQQSVKAQEETLKIQKDLYAAGSIPETGVIPAQARLMQQQFQVLYYQNLLTTSEYAMDLLLAEQPGTAHGLVAEVKPIPVADKNIVLAAPAEVIANRPDVREAERKFASSVAEIGVAKAQLFPNISISGFFGFLSTTTDKLVSAPNKSWNVGGNLLWPVFNYGHVVTGIETAKAQKNEALATYKKSVIAALVDVESTLSAYTKQEASREYMDGIVKQDAHAADIAQAKYKDGVTSMAEPLEAQQTLYSAQSQLADATANSAQDFIAVYKSLGGGWQEPPKEPAKPQESTQKQEKQPETLKTPAPAPKK, from the coding sequence ATGCAACATCCGATTCGCAAAAAACGCTCTCTCTCGTTGCTGGCAACCAGCGCGCTCGCGCTCTGCCTGGCGCTTCCCGGCTGCAAGGTCGGCCCGGATTATCATAAACCCAATGACCCGCTGCCCATCGGTTGGAAACAACAGCTGGGCGACAGCAAGCCTGCAGCTGAACACAAGCAGGAACCGACACTGGACAAGCAGGCACTTGCACAGCTGCAATGGTGGAAGAAGTTCAATGACCCCGTGCTGGACGGCCTGATCGAAAAAGGGCTGCAGCAGAATCTGGATCTTCAAATCGCTAAAGCACGTATACAGGAAGCACGTGCCGCGCTGCGTTCCGCCAAGTCGGACCTCTTGCCCTCGGTGGATGCGATGGCAAGCGGCATGCGCGAAGGCAACCAGATCGCTTTCGGCAAAACCTCTTTCCCCAAACCGTTCAACATATTCCAGACCGGGTTTGACGCAAGCTGGGAGCTGGATCTGTTCGGCAAGAGCCGCCGCGCTATTGAATCCGCTTTTGCATTGTTCGGCGCCGAACATGCTTACAATGACGAAGTGCGCGTGAGCACACTGGCCGAGATTGCACGCACCTATATGGATATACGCCGTTATCAGGCGCAGGTTGCCATCGCTCAGCAGAGCGTGAAGGCACAGGAAGAAACGCTAAAAATCCAGAAAGACCTGTATGCAGCAGGCAGCATTCCGGAAACCGGCGTTATCCCGGCGCAGGCACGCCTGATGCAGCAACAATTCCAAGTGCTGTATTATCAGAACCTGCTGACCACGAGCGAATACGCGATGGACCTGTTGCTTGCTGAACAGCCCGGCACCGCGCATGGATTGGTAGCAGAAGTAAAACCGATTCCTGTGGCTGATAAAAACATCGTGCTGGCCGCACCAGCGGAAGTGATCGCCAACCGCCCTGACGTGCGCGAGGCAGAACGCAAATTCGCTTCCAGCGTCGCAGAAATCGGCGTAGCAAAGGCTCAGCTCTTTCCGAATATATCCATCTCGGGTTTCTTCGGTTTCTTAAGCACGACAACGGATAAACTTGTAAGTGCTCCCAACAAATCCTGGAATGTAGGTGGCAATCTCTTATGGCCGGTATTCAATTACGGCCATGTCGTCACCGGTATTGAAACCGCTAAGGCACAGAAGAACGAAGCGCTCGCAACCTATAAAAAATCCGTCATCGCCGCGCTGGTGGATGTGGAAAGCACGCTCTCGGCCTACACTAAGCAGGAAGCTAGCCGCGAGTATATGGACGGGATTGTGAAGCAGGATGCTCATGCGGCCGATATTGCGCAGGCAAAATACAAAGACGGCGTGACCTCCATGGCCGAGCCGCTGGAAGCGCAGCAGACCCTCTACAGTGCACAAAGCCAGCTCGCAGACGCAACGGCCAATAGCGCGCAGGATTTTATCGCTGTGTATAAGAGCCTGGGCGGCGGCTGGCAGGAACCGCCGAAAGAGCCTGCCAAACCGCAGGAATCTACTCAAAAACAGGAAAAACAGCCTGAAACTCTAAAAACGCCGGCTCCAGCACCGAAAAAATGA